A region from the uncultured Draconibacterium sp. genome encodes:
- a CDS encoding SusC/RagA family TonB-linked outer membrane protein, translating to MRKIFLVLGMCFALLGSAIAQQSVTGTVIDEEGIGIPGVSIVQKGTNNGTITDVDGNYTIKVPGDAVLVFSFVGMKTLEEAVNNRPSVDITLLTDAVGIDEVVVTALGIKREKKALGYSMSSIKADDLVKSGVPVNPLTSLYGKAAGVRISSTANGPTGGMIINIRNSVSLTSSSSTRPLFVVDGIPIFDENTGMTANDRDGRDKGTGINDINAEDIESIEILKGAKASVLYGYAGANGVVLITTKSGTKKKGLGVEVNSSFTWDKVAYYPELQDEFGTGSSIGAALPNAEDTDANGFRYKDVNGVKTPVYYGSGGAAGFGPRMDGREILWWDGQMREYSPQEDNFKELFQTGHLRTNGFALSNAGDMGNVRFGYTNKKFTSTVIGADQDNHIFSFNGSLDISKNISVNYISNYYYTFNHNAPFRMQDGLVTYGVNRDMKTQLWKDNIVDDTGVYWYFRDKERSEAAGSLVGKLGSSYFWNQTQNDFDETRHHLIQSVNLNIDFTDWLSLTLRSGFDMTRKLNEVKKKVTRPLSENSQQGYYSVEERNIFNFYNNAYLNFDKKINDDLNISGLIGFVYEDFSDRYVKSLTQDFLVENWFSLSNSSKDVKSEGSGSRRSSVLYGVLASAQLAYKDQLFLEIQGRNDWSSILPPQNNSYFYPGASLSWIASETLDLPEIIQYAKARASFADVGRPGPIYFGNLAFNVNSYGGIAYATASSDMPPADFETGIAEGKLPPENLKPERKREFEFGFEMNFFQGNRLGVDFSWFQANIYDQIIALDVPKSSGVNKIKVNAGDVQNSGVELQLTGKPVMGRNFNWNTTLNLAKYNTEIKELSDGVDVLPLWGVTGASMEARVGGEYGEFFINPWKRDENGNLVVGSNGVYQFDTEQQVKVGKQIPDLTGGLNNSLSYKSIYLDFDFDFQFGGTLISQTNMYLKGNGTGKESLKYRDEARGGLPYYVNTDNQKILLESHSAAAPSDSKYDFILHDGVILPGVKEDGSENNTLIAAQEYYERTYWQGYMDITEDAIYKSDYVALRRITLGYELPKRWINNTFFNRARISVFGNNIAYIYKDAPNVTPESYAGTNEFTEYSGMPGVRSFGCEIKLGF from the coding sequence ATGCGAAAGATTTTTCTGGTTTTAGGTATGTGCTTTGCGTTACTTGGTAGTGCAATAGCACAACAATCGGTAACCGGGACGGTTATCGATGAGGAAGGCATTGGAATACCCGGTGTCTCAATAGTTCAGAAAGGAACAAATAATGGTACAATTACCGATGTTGATGGTAATTACACTATTAAGGTTCCGGGAGACGCGGTTTTGGTTTTTTCTTTTGTTGGAATGAAAACATTGGAAGAAGCAGTGAATAACCGACCTTCAGTTGATATAACACTGCTTACCGACGCAGTAGGTATCGACGAGGTAGTTGTAACAGCGTTGGGTATCAAGCGCGAAAAAAAGGCACTTGGTTATTCAATGAGTTCGATTAAGGCTGACGACCTGGTAAAAAGTGGTGTGCCGGTTAACCCCTTAACATCGCTCTACGGAAAGGCAGCAGGTGTTCGTATCTCGAGCACGGCAAACGGCCCTACCGGTGGTATGATTATTAACATCCGTAACTCGGTATCCTTAACTTCATCATCATCAACCAGGCCTTTGTTTGTGGTTGATGGTATTCCTATTTTCGACGAAAACACCGGAATGACCGCCAACGACAGAGATGGTCGTGACAAGGGTACAGGTATTAACGATATAAATGCTGAAGACATCGAATCTATAGAGATTCTGAAAGGTGCAAAAGCTTCGGTTCTATATGGTTATGCAGGTGCAAACGGTGTGGTATTAATCACAACTAAATCAGGTACCAAGAAAAAGGGTTTAGGTGTTGAAGTGAATTCAAGTTTTACCTGGGATAAGGTGGCCTACTACCCCGAGTTGCAAGATGAGTTTGGTACCGGTTCGAGTATTGGTGCCGCATTGCCAAATGCTGAAGATACCGATGCTAACGGATTCAGGTATAAAGATGTTAACGGCGTTAAAACTCCGGTTTACTACGGATCGGGTGGTGCAGCAGGTTTTGGCCCGCGCATGGACGGACGCGAAATTCTTTGGTGGGATGGACAAATGAGAGAATACAGTCCTCAGGAAGACAACTTTAAAGAATTATTTCAAACCGGACACTTAAGAACCAATGGTTTTGCCCTGTCGAATGCCGGCGACATGGGAAATGTACGTTTTGGATACACCAACAAAAAATTTACCAGCACGGTAATTGGTGCCGATCAGGATAACCACATATTTAGTTTTAACGGAAGCCTGGATATCTCGAAAAATATTTCGGTAAATTACATCAGTAACTATTATTACACGTTTAACCACAATGCTCCTTTCAGAATGCAAGACGGTTTGGTTACCTATGGTGTAAACCGCGATATGAAAACCCAGCTATGGAAAGACAATATTGTTGATGATACAGGTGTATACTGGTATTTCAGAGATAAAGAAAGAAGCGAGGCTGCCGGAAGCCTGGTAGGTAAGTTGGGAAGCAGTTATTTCTGGAATCAAACACAAAACGATTTTGATGAAACCCGTCATCACTTAATTCAGTCGGTTAACCTGAATATTGATTTTACCGACTGGCTGTCGCTTACCTTGCGTTCTGGTTTTGATATGACCAGAAAACTAAACGAAGTAAAGAAAAAAGTTACACGTCCGCTTAGCGAAAACTCGCAGCAAGGGTACTACTCGGTTGAAGAGCGTAACATCTTTAACTTTTATAACAATGCTTATTTGAATTTCGATAAAAAAATCAACGACGATTTAAATATCAGTGGTTTAATTGGCTTTGTATACGAAGATTTTAGTGATCGTTACGTGAAGTCTTTAACTCAGGATTTCCTTGTGGAAAACTGGTTCTCGCTATCAAATAGTAGTAAAGATGTAAAATCAGAAGGTTCAGGATCACGCAGATCAAGTGTTCTATACGGTGTGCTTGCATCGGCACAATTGGCCTACAAAGATCAGTTATTCCTTGAAATACAGGGGCGTAACGACTGGTCGTCGATATTGCCGCCGCAAAATAACAGTTATTTCTATCCTGGTGCAAGTTTGTCGTGGATTGCAAGTGAAACGCTCGATTTACCCGAGATAATTCAGTACGCCAAAGCACGTGCATCGTTTGCCGATGTTGGTCGTCCGGGCCCAATTTATTTTGGTAACCTGGCATTTAATGTAAATAGTTATGGTGGTATAGCTTATGCTACAGCATCAAGCGATATGCCTCCTGCTGATTTTGAAACGGGAATTGCAGAAGGGAAATTGCCACCGGAAAACCTGAAGCCGGAACGTAAGCGTGAATTTGAATTTGGTTTTGAGATGAATTTCTTCCAGGGAAACCGATTGGGCGTTGATTTCTCGTGGTTTCAAGCCAATATTTACGACCAAATTATTGCATTGGATGTGCCAAAATCATCGGGTGTAAATAAAATTAAAGTAAATGCCGGCGATGTTCAAAACAGCGGTGTAGAGTTGCAGCTTACCGGAAAGCCGGTAATGGGGCGTAATTTTAACTGGAACACCACTTTAAACCTGGCAAAATACAATACCGAAATTAAAGAACTTTCTGACGGTGTTGATGTATTGCCTTTGTGGGGTGTTACCGGAGCCAGCATGGAAGCCCGCGTGGGTGGCGAGTATGGCGAGTTTTTCATTAATCCCTGGAAACGCGATGAGAATGGTAATCTTGTTGTAGGTTCAAATGGTGTTTACCAGTTCGATACCGAGCAGCAGGTGAAGGTTGGAAAACAAATTCCTGACCTAACCGGTGGATTAAACAACAGTCTTTCGTACAAAAGTATTTACCTCGATTTTGATTTCGATTTTCAGTTTGGTGGAACACTTATTTCGCAAACCAATATGTATCTGAAAGGAAACGGAACAGGTAAAGAATCGTTAAAGTATCGCGATGAAGCCCGTGGTGGTTTGCCATATTATGTAAATACTGATAATCAAAAAATACTGCTTGAGTCGCATTCCGCAGCAGCGCCTTCCGATTCAAAATACGATTTCATTCTGCATGATGGTGTAATTCTTCCGGGTGTTAAAGAAGATGGATCAGAAAATAATACACTAATTGCCGCGCAGGAGTATTATGAGAGAACTTACTGGCAGGGTTATATGGATATTACCGAAGACGCCATTTATAAAAGTGATTACGTAGCATTACGTAGAATTACACTCGGTTACGAACTTCCAAAACGTTGGATTAACAATACTTTCTTTAACCGTGCCCGTATTTCTGTATTTGGTAACAACATTGCTTACATTTATAAAGATGCGCCAAACGTAACTCCTGAATCATATGCAGGAACAAATGAATTTACCGAGTATTCAGGTATGCCTGGTGTGAGAAGCTTTGGATGTGAAATTAAACTTGGATTTTAA
- a CDS encoding ROK family transcriptional regulator, whose amino-acid sequence MVLLEDIENTTLSGNELKKYRRRKRILDLLYRHDTLSATFIAKSIGVSLPTALALLKDLTQLKLAEVKGSGESKGGRRPTLFGLNNSSIFVISIELGRFKGKVAVYDSHNQLVAPVELITTSIDDKELVDKVYNTARQILSENYIRYSSVYGVGMAMPGLVDSAAGINFTIKEEAYQNIGERLKEKFGKLVYINNDARMEAYGEFVFGEAKGYQNAMIINWNWGVGLGMVLNGKLYNGGSGFAGELSHIKFVDDGDLCICGKRGCLETEISAYVIIKKAIEAVNTNRISQLTHKFKHCTDDIRVQDIISAAKMGDEFSISLLNSVGQALGKALSNTIQLLNPDIIVLGGLVSEANQYVLTPIQQSINQYCLEQISGNTKIVISNNWRHSGLLGITAKLFQKLFSEMNN is encoded by the coding sequence ATGGTTCTTTTAGAGGATATCGAGAATACTACACTTTCCGGAAATGAGCTTAAGAAGTATCGAAGACGAAAAAGGATTTTAGATCTTTTGTACCGGCACGATACTTTATCAGCCACATTTATTGCCAAAAGTATTGGTGTAAGTTTGCCTACAGCACTTGCTTTGTTAAAGGATTTAACGCAACTGAAACTTGCAGAGGTTAAAGGAAGTGGAGAATCAAAAGGTGGACGCCGGCCTACTTTGTTTGGATTAAATAACAGCAGCATTTTTGTAATTTCAATTGAACTGGGCAGATTTAAAGGCAAGGTAGCTGTTTACGATTCACATAATCAGTTGGTTGCTCCGGTTGAGCTTATTACTACTTCAATTGACGACAAGGAACTGGTTGATAAGGTTTACAATACGGCCCGCCAAATTCTATCAGAAAATTATATCCGATACAGCAGCGTATATGGTGTGGGTATGGCTATGCCGGGTTTGGTAGACAGTGCTGCCGGAATAAATTTTACCATTAAAGAAGAAGCCTACCAGAATATTGGCGAACGATTAAAGGAAAAATTCGGGAAATTAGTTTATATAAATAATGACGCCCGAATGGAAGCCTACGGTGAATTTGTTTTTGGTGAAGCCAAAGGTTACCAAAATGCCATGATTATAAACTGGAACTGGGGTGTAGGTTTAGGTATGGTTTTAAACGGCAAACTTTATAACGGGGGAAGTGGTTTTGCCGGCGAATTATCGCATATCAAATTTGTTGATGATGGCGATTTGTGTATCTGCGGAAAAAGAGGTTGCCTGGAAACCGAAATTTCAGCTTATGTAATAATAAAAAAAGCCATCGAGGCTGTAAATACTAACCGCATCTCGCAACTTACTCATAAGTTTAAACACTGCACCGATGATATTCGGGTGCAGGATATCATATCAGCAGCAAAGATGGGTGACGAATTTTCCATTTCATTGCTTAACAGTGTTGGTCAGGCACTCGGAAAAGCATTGTCAAATACCATCCAGTTATTAAATCCGGACATTATCGTTTTGGGAGGATTGGTTTCAGAGGCCAATCAATATGTTTTAACGCCCATTCAGCAATCGATAAATCAGTACTGTTTGGAGCAAATTTCTGGTAATACTAAAATAGTAATTTCCAATAACTGGCGGCATTCCGGATTATTGGGGATTACAGCAAAATTATTTCAAAAATTATTTAGTGAGATGAATAATTAA
- a CDS encoding SusD/RagB family nutrient-binding outer membrane lipoprotein: MKIPYKNILNIKTGVIVFVSLLLTFSSCQSELEDQFYDPERQTEPSFEMLFTGALQPTELFRLEYGPGYHQSRAFNRVLGLGTFPYAYYNNVPDNSVTAWTGWSGATLRNTQFNKTYVDFNKNIPVLNLMLNGLSEEEKPNYEIYVHCINVVKAYMFQRLTDIYDDVPYTEANGAYEKKFWAKYDSQESIYMSLLDELKEIDNALNGFELNNSLAHEKFRVHDILNNGDVLKWRKFANSMRLRMAMRISVVAPDKAREVIADIVKNNLPVVSEADDFIGMAEKDYAHVMEWYWPRAMKEMWYNFHAPRFMVRDIFGYEGPTTPEDQIDPRLYTVFQPNQWGDYVGVDIWGADQFPNIEADMGALGYEQDRINGAKDWVYDDHLEPYFSFYNKITYYNFDMEYPAFTPSETHLLLAEAAVRFPESASGINPVEAYRKAIEESINWYYQVNKSNTFDVTTNPAIPANIMDGSYAAQPVADAFLDGKAASFTGMSNDEKIKEIFYQKFAHLNVLNYWEIWSETRRLQKEYGILAPVSQKWVWMERFYYPSSEETTNPDNFQEVAHKNNHDTPVWWTGRTK, encoded by the coding sequence ATGAAGATTCCATATAAAAACATATTAAATATAAAGACAGGAGTAATTGTTTTTGTCTCACTGTTACTGACCTTTTCATCATGTCAGAGCGAGTTGGAAGACCAGTTCTACGATCCGGAAAGGCAAACCGAACCTAGTTTTGAAATGCTATTTACCGGGGCATTGCAACCAACCGAATTGTTTCGTCTTGAGTATGGACCTGGCTATCACCAGTCACGTGCGTTCAACCGTGTTTTAGGCCTGGGAACTTTCCCGTATGCTTATTACAACAATGTTCCGGATAATAGCGTAACGGCCTGGACCGGCTGGTCGGGTGCTACCTTGCGTAATACTCAGTTTAATAAAACTTACGTTGATTTTAACAAAAACATCCCGGTACTAAACCTGATGTTGAATGGCTTATCAGAAGAAGAAAAGCCGAATTACGAAATATATGTACACTGCATTAATGTGGTAAAAGCATATATGTTTCAACGGTTAACTGATATTTACGACGATGTGCCTTACACCGAAGCGAACGGCGCTTACGAGAAAAAATTCTGGGCCAAGTACGATTCTCAGGAGTCAATTTATATGTCGCTTTTAGATGAGCTAAAAGAAATTGATAATGCGTTGAATGGTTTTGAGTTAAACAACTCATTGGCGCACGAAAAATTTAGGGTACATGATATCTTAAACAATGGCGATGTACTTAAATGGCGTAAGTTTGCCAACTCAATGCGTTTAAGAATGGCCATGCGCATCTCGGTTGTAGCCCCTGATAAAGCCAGGGAAGTAATAGCCGACATTGTTAAAAATAACCTGCCGGTAGTTTCAGAAGCCGATGACTTTATTGGTATGGCTGAAAAAGATTATGCGCACGTTATGGAGTGGTACTGGCCACGTGCAATGAAAGAAATGTGGTATAATTTCCATGCTCCACGTTTTATGGTTCGCGATATTTTTGGATACGAAGGACCAACAACGCCTGAAGACCAAATCGACCCAAGGTTATATACCGTATTTCAGCCGAATCAATGGGGCGATTATGTTGGTGTTGACATTTGGGGAGCAGATCAGTTTCCAAATATTGAGGCCGATATGGGAGCATTGGGATACGAACAAGACCGAATTAACGGAGCAAAAGATTGGGTGTACGACGACCACCTGGAGCCTTACTTTTCATTCTATAACAAGATTACCTACTATAATTTTGATATGGAATATCCGGCCTTCACACCATCAGAAACACATTTGCTGCTTGCTGAAGCTGCCGTTCGCTTTCCTGAATCTGCATCGGGTATTAATCCGGTTGAAGCATACCGTAAAGCAATTGAAGAGTCAATCAACTGGTATTACCAGGTGAACAAATCAAATACGTTTGATGTAACAACAAACCCGGCTATCCCCGCAAATATTATGGATGGATCGTATGCAGCTCAACCAGTTGCCGACGCATTTTTAGACGGAAAAGCCGCAAGTTTTACAGGAATGAGCAATGATGAAAAAATTAAAGAGATTTTTTACCAGAAATTCGCTCACCTGAATGTACTTAACTACTGGGAAATTTGGAGTGAAACCAGGCGCCTGCAAAAAGAATATGGCATTTTGGCCCCGGTTTCGCAAAAATGGGTGTGGATGGAAAGATTCTATTACCCATCGAGCGAAGAAACTACTAACCCTGATAATTTCCAGGAAGTGGCTCATAAGAATAATCACGATACACCTGTTTGGTGGACAGGTCGTACAAAATAG
- a CDS encoding BamA/TamA family outer membrane protein → MKRIWLICMFLILRFGLIAQDDLTKQGWNFGALPTITFDTDLGFQYGGLINLYHYGDGSRYPKYDHSIYLEVSRFTKGSGINRFYYDSDKLIEGLQTSVDISYLSDRAYDFYGFNGYDAVVNKDWFDDETADYRTRMFYKYDRKLFRFKVDLQGDLAGESVKWVGGVNLLNFKLDLVDVDKLNKNKDQDDLLPGHDEQPGLYQKYQEWGIISDEDADGGFVPTLKAGVVYDTRDNHPNPMKGIWTEAVLMGSPEFLGGENSFTKLSVIHRQYFTLVPNNLSFVYRLAYQATLTGNAPFYYQTQMITTVMKGATSEGLGGASSLRGIRRNRVVGDSYFLGNVEARWKFARFQFINNNFYLGLNAFADFGRVTDKIDFEKPDYYVELDSPGVYNHDDYFDNDAEAIHYSFGLGLRVAMNENFIIRCDYGMAADERDGESGIYIGLNYLF, encoded by the coding sequence ATGAAACGTATTTGGCTTATTTGTATGTTTTTAATCCTGAGATTTGGATTAATAGCACAAGATGATTTAACCAAACAGGGTTGGAATTTTGGTGCGCTTCCAACAATTACTTTCGATACCGATTTGGGCTTTCAGTATGGAGGTTTAATAAACCTATACCATTATGGCGATGGAAGCCGGTATCCAAAATACGACCATTCCATTTATCTTGAAGTATCGAGGTTTACAAAGGGCAGTGGTATAAACCGGTTTTATTATGATTCGGATAAGCTGATTGAAGGACTGCAAACCTCGGTTGATATTAGCTATCTTAGCGACAGAGCCTATGATTTTTATGGCTTTAACGGGTATGATGCTGTTGTAAATAAAGATTGGTTTGATGATGAAACAGCTGATTACCGCACACGGATGTTTTACAAGTACGATCGCAAATTATTTCGTTTTAAAGTTGATTTGCAAGGCGATTTGGCCGGCGAAAGTGTAAAATGGGTTGGCGGCGTAAACCTATTGAACTTTAAATTGGATTTAGTGGATGTTGATAAATTGAATAAAAATAAGGACCAAGACGACCTTTTACCGGGGCACGACGAACAACCCGGCCTTTACCAAAAATACCAGGAGTGGGGTATTATTTCAGATGAGGATGCCGATGGAGGTTTTGTTCCTACGTTAAAGGCAGGGGTAGTGTATGATACGCGCGATAATCATCCCAACCCGATGAAAGGAATATGGACAGAAGCTGTTTTAATGGGGTCTCCCGAATTTTTAGGTGGCGAAAATAGTTTTACCAAATTAAGTGTCATTCATCGTCAGTATTTTACTTTGGTACCAAACAACCTGTCGTTTGTTTACCGGCTCGCCTACCAGGCTACACTTACCGGTAATGCCCCCTTTTATTACCAAACACAAATGATTACAACTGTAATGAAAGGAGCTACCTCGGAGGGACTTGGAGGAGCCAGTTCTTTGCGTGGGATACGAAGAAACAGGGTGGTTGGCGATTCTTATTTTTTAGGTAACGTTGAAGCCCGTTGGAAATTTGCCCGTTTTCAGTTTATCAATAACAACTTTTATTTGGGACTGAACGCTTTTGCCGATTTTGGTAGGGTAACTGATAAAATTGATTTTGAAAAACCTGACTATTATGTGGAATTAGATTCACCTGGAGTGTATAATCATGATGATTATTTTGATAACGATGCAGAAGCCATACATTATTCGTTTGGATTGGGCTTGCGCGTAGCTATGAATGAAAATTTTATCATTCGTTGTGATTATGGTATGGCAGCTGACGAGCGGGATGGTGAGTCGGGAATTTACATTGGTTTAAATTATTTGTTTTAA
- a CDS encoding Gfo/Idh/MocA family oxidoreductase — protein sequence MKSNRRDFFKIGGLTGAGILAGGLTSCKQSPSAQSAMQHIKDAAINNNPQQFNMCGYAAPKLNKVRVGFVGIGDRGAGAVKRMTYIEGVEITALCDIRQAAVDGAQKILDEAGLPKAKEFVGDEQEFKNLCASGLCDLVYTATPWEWHVPVGLAAMEGGAHTALEVSAAKTMDECWQMVETSERTKKHCVILENCCYDFFELLTLNMVRQGIFGDLIHGEGAYIHDLDYWHFNKPQDEKMTDGAYTKMWRLHENQRKANVYPTHGLGPICQAMNINRGDKMDYLTAMMSEDFTLKHRIKEKAKEDPFFEQFVGMNMRGNMDMQMIRTNKGRTILIQHEVSSPRPYSRIHMLSGTKCFAQKWPLKHIAFGHDIVDEAGMNELKEKYEPEIIKRVGEMAKQVGGHGGMDFMMDWRLIDCLRNGLPVDMDVYDAATWSCITPLSEWSIANGSQPIEVPDFTRGAWRTNNPVDLSLIEGGTTGVRNVKNANSSVQLNVE from the coding sequence ATGAAATCAAACCGCAGAGATTTTTTTAAAATAGGTGGACTCACCGGAGCCGGCATTTTGGCCGGTGGCTTAACTTCATGCAAGCAATCGCCAAGTGCCCAGTCGGCCATGCAACACATAAAAGATGCAGCTATAAATAACAATCCTCAACAATTTAATATGTGCGGGTATGCTGCTCCAAAACTTAACAAAGTTAGGGTTGGTTTTGTAGGAATTGGTGATCGCGGAGCAGGCGCAGTAAAACGTATGACCTATATTGAAGGCGTAGAAATAACCGCGTTATGCGATATTCGTCAGGCGGCTGTTGATGGTGCACAAAAAATACTTGATGAAGCTGGTTTGCCAAAGGCAAAAGAATTTGTTGGCGACGAACAGGAATTTAAAAATCTTTGCGCGAGTGGACTTTGCGATCTGGTTTACACTGCAACCCCCTGGGAATGGCATGTGCCGGTTGGTTTGGCTGCTATGGAAGGCGGAGCACACACTGCACTCGAGGTATCGGCTGCAAAAACAATGGATGAATGCTGGCAAATGGTGGAAACATCAGAACGCACCAAAAAACATTGTGTTATCCTTGAAAACTGTTGTTACGATTTTTTTGAACTGCTGACTTTAAATATGGTTCGTCAGGGTATTTTTGGCGATCTTATTCATGGCGAAGGTGCCTACATTCACGATCTCGACTACTGGCATTTTAACAAGCCTCAAGACGAAAAAATGACCGATGGAGCGTATACGAAGATGTGGCGGCTTCACGAAAATCAGCGTAAAGCAAATGTATATCCAACACATGGACTTGGACCAATTTGTCAGGCAATGAACATCAACCGTGGCGACAAAATGGACTACCTGACAGCCATGATGTCTGAAGATTTTACTTTAAAACATCGCATTAAAGAAAAAGCAAAAGAAGACCCGTTTTTTGAACAGTTTGTAGGAATGAACATGCGCGGCAACATGGACATGCAAATGATTCGTACCAACAAAGGCCGCACAATTTTAATTCAGCACGAAGTATCTTCGCCACGCCCTTATTCACGTATACATATGCTTAGCGGCACCAAATGTTTTGCACAAAAATGGCCACTAAAACACATTGCTTTTGGGCACGACATTGTTGACGAGGCCGGCATGAACGAGCTAAAAGAAAAATATGAACCGGAAATTATAAAACGTGTGGGAGAAATGGCCAAACAGGTTGGCGGACACGGCGGAATGGATTTTATGATGGACTGGCGACTGATTGATTGTTTGCGAAACGGATTACCTGTTGATATGGATGTGTACGATGCAGCCACCTGGAGCTGCATTACTCCACTTAGCGAATGGTCGATTGCTAACGGATCGCAACCTATTGAAGTGCCTGATTTTACGCGGGGAGCCTGGCGTACCAACAATCCAGTTGATTTATCGCTGATTGAGGGTGGAACAACGGGGGTTAGAAATGTAAAAAATGCAAATTCATCAGTACAGCTAAACGTTGAATAA
- a CDS encoding SusD/RagB family nutrient-binding outer membrane lipoprotein, whose translation MDHTDQTLSYLINNYHIYDKTTGNVTNVFSENFGAATNNDVLSKIITQKYIANSPMQPLEAWNNNRRLGLPFFVNPAVENILPNLPGATPTGLLISKREFFPQRLRYPISLQNTNPDSYDQALQFLGREDLVTTPLWWAKQ comes from the coding sequence ATTGATCATACAGACCAAACTTTAAGCTATTTAATTAATAATTACCATATTTATGATAAAACAACAGGAAACGTTACTAACGTATTTTCGGAGAATTTTGGAGCAGCAACCAATAACGATGTTTTATCAAAGATAATTACTCAAAAGTATATTGCTAACAGCCCAATGCAACCGCTTGAGGCATGGAATAATAATAGAAGGCTGGGGTTACCTTTCTTTGTTAATCCTGCTGTAGAAAATATTCTGCCAAATTTGCCTGGAGCAACGCCGACTGGTTTACTCATTAGCAAACGAGAGTTTTTTCCTCAACGATTACGTTATCCAATTTCATTACAGAACACTAATCCTGACAGCTATGATCAGGCATTACAATTTTTGGGTAGAGAAGATTTAGTAACTACTCCTTTATGGTGGGCAAAACAGTAA